Proteins encoded in a region of the Treponema sp. J25 genome:
- a CDS encoding sugar ABC transporter permease, with protein sequence MKKHTENALVFWLFLIPVLFAFLMVMVIPFFLGSFYAFTNWSSSAKADGGLRWVGLANFVQSFTDPSFLYSFGITLAYTLMNMVVINVVAFSLALLVTSELRFKHLYRVAFFIPNLIGGLILGYIWQFIFNNAIPSLGKFMPALAFLAEPDNLMLSKNTSALVAMVIVGTWQYAGYIMMIYIAAIENVPVELHEAAKIDGANAWMRLKAITLPMAAQAFTVTLFLTLVNSFKQFDVNVSLTSGGPSTMLLGKPILGTELLALNIYNTAFISNKLAEGQARAVVFFIVLAIISIIQVYVNKRKEIEL encoded by the coding sequence ATGAAGAAACATACCGAAAACGCCCTGGTATTCTGGTTATTTCTTATTCCTGTTCTCTTTGCCTTTCTTATGGTAATGGTGATTCCCTTTTTCTTGGGATCCTTTTATGCCTTTACCAACTGGTCTTCTTCGGCAAAGGCTGATGGAGGCCTGCGATGGGTAGGCCTGGCTAATTTTGTGCAGAGTTTTACCGATCCCTCCTTTCTGTATTCGTTTGGGATTACCCTCGCCTATACACTTATGAACATGGTGGTCATCAATGTGGTGGCCTTTTCGCTTGCCCTGCTGGTGACCAGTGAACTCCGTTTCAAACACCTGTATCGTGTGGCTTTTTTCATCCCCAACTTAATTGGGGGTCTTATTCTGGGCTACATCTGGCAGTTTATTTTTAATAACGCCATCCCTTCCCTGGGGAAATTTATGCCCGCCCTCGCCTTCCTTGCAGAACCGGACAATCTCATGCTCAGCAAGAACACTTCAGCCCTGGTCGCCATGGTGATTGTGGGGACCTGGCAATACGCGGGGTACATCATGATGATTTACATCGCAGCTATTGAAAACGTGCCGGTAGAACTCCACGAAGCAGCAAAAATCGATGGGGCCAATGCGTGGATGCGCCTAAAGGCAATTACCCTTCCCATGGCGGCCCAGGCATTTACGGTAACCCTCTTTTTGACCCTGGTAAATTCCTTTAAACAATTCGACGTGAATGTTTCCTTAACCAGCGGGGGACCTTCTACCATGCTCCTGGGAAAGCCTATTCTGGGAACAGAACTTTTAGCGCTGAACATCTACAACACTGCCTTCATATCGAACAAGCTTGCGGAAGGACAGGCCCGGGCGGTGGTGTTTTTTATCGTCCTGG
- a CDS encoding extracellular solute-binding protein, translating into MKRIMLVGATLLVVAALMSCGKPASEPKKLTLMQNKPEIDTQLKAYAKVWGEKNGVQVTIKSIGGTSGGMGPQLKADYAAGDMPDIFAFDGLESYKEWENAILDLSNEPWVSKTSVAFKYNGKVYGFPVAVEGWGMAYNADMLAKAGIDPKTLVNLEGYRKAFAKLDSMKKELGITSVVSMAASIEMGWVTAHHNFNSLLSNGLPYGDLSVVNDLLAGNVDMQRLKEYADWVELLFKYADKTILLTGNYDAQVGAFATGKAAFLHQGNWVDPNMKAANATFKMAFAPHGSMEKVTDGIFVAAPSFYAIYKDSKNVELAKKFLNDLVTTPEGHNYMVKEALMIPAFSGIDLQPEGQLSRSVQEWSAAGKVYSWNQYYFSGDFRDKVLAPIYNQFAAGQITKAQFIDLMAKAFKDNAKK; encoded by the coding sequence ATGAAACGAATCATGTTGGTAGGGGCTACCCTTCTGGTAGTAGCCGCTCTTATGTCCTGCGGGAAACCCGCGTCGGAGCCCAAGAAGCTCACCCTCATGCAGAATAAACCAGAAATCGATACCCAATTAAAGGCCTATGCGAAGGTATGGGGAGAAAAAAATGGGGTTCAAGTGACCATCAAATCCATCGGAGGGACCTCCGGCGGCATGGGGCCGCAACTTAAGGCCGATTACGCCGCAGGAGACATGCCCGATATTTTTGCTTTCGATGGTCTAGAATCCTACAAAGAATGGGAAAACGCCATCCTGGATCTTTCCAACGAACCCTGGGTTTCTAAGACCTCGGTGGCCTTTAAATACAACGGGAAAGTTTATGGGTTCCCCGTAGCAGTAGAAGGCTGGGGCATGGCCTATAATGCGGACATGCTCGCCAAAGCCGGTATCGATCCTAAAACCCTGGTAAATCTGGAAGGCTATCGTAAGGCCTTTGCGAAACTGGACTCCATGAAAAAGGAGTTAGGAATTACCTCGGTGGTTTCTATGGCGGCATCCATCGAAATGGGATGGGTAACGGCCCATCATAACTTTAACAGTCTCCTTTCTAATGGACTGCCCTATGGGGATCTTTCCGTAGTAAACGACCTTTTAGCAGGCAACGTGGACATGCAACGGCTTAAGGAATATGCCGATTGGGTAGAGTTGCTCTTTAAATACGCCGACAAAACCATCCTTTTAACAGGAAACTACGATGCCCAGGTAGGAGCCTTTGCTACCGGCAAAGCCGCTTTCCTCCATCAGGGCAACTGGGTAGATCCAAACATGAAGGCGGCCAACGCCACCTTTAAGATGGCCTTTGCGCCCCATGGTTCTATGGAAAAAGTTACCGATGGTATTTTTGTGGCTGCCCCTTCTTTCTACGCCATCTATAAGGACTCGAAGAACGTCGAACTGGCTAAGAAATTCCTGAACGACCTTGTTACCACCCCCGAAGGGCACAACTACATGGTAAAGGAAGCCCTGATGATTCCCGCCTTCTCGGGAATCGATCTCCAGCCCGAAGGACAACTTTCCAGGTCTGTCCAGGAATGGTCCGCCGCTGGCAAGGTGTATTCCTGGAATCAGTATTATTTCTCCGGGGATTTCCGGGACAAGGTGCTTGCTCCCATATATAATCAATTTGCGGCAGGACAGATTACGAAGGCCCAGTTTATCGACCTTATGGCAAAGGCCTTCAAAGATAACGCAAAAAAATAA
- a CDS encoding sigma-54 dependent transcriptional regulator — MDRVVYVDEKKEAIQELSFALQDTYEVIPCLNPRETVSLIKKYNPKAVLLEIALRGYSGFQVLEDLQKLPHPLPAMVISEHIDPLFVVRALKTGAQDYLSRPYTISMLTHRLKRLIASSAPKNLEKGEGYVKRPLSIHKGSFFIGTSPFIQQVRELVRFYADSHYPVLIQGESGTGKDLVARMLHFSSYRAHGPYEVRNVGAIPLSLLESELFGCEVGAFTDARQRKGCFELAHNGTLFLDEIGNASDSLQAALLRVIEDGEVRRLGSTTSIFVNTRIICATNKDLGELVKKGKFRDDLRYRIAHLVISLPPLRKRKEDIPLLVEYFLRNSAFPDASISSKALSFLQDYHWPGNVRQLRACLERALLLCQGTHIEVGHISFE, encoded by the coding sequence ATGGATCGAGTGGTATATGTGGATGAAAAGAAAGAGGCTATCCAAGAACTTTCTTTTGCGCTGCAGGATACCTACGAAGTAATTCCTTGCCTAAATCCACGAGAAACGGTTTCGCTCATCAAAAAATACAATCCCAAAGCGGTGCTGTTAGAAATAGCTCTTCGAGGATATAGCGGATTCCAGGTTCTCGAGGATCTTCAGAAACTTCCCCATCCCTTGCCGGCAATGGTGATCTCGGAACACATCGATCCCCTATTTGTAGTTCGGGCCCTTAAAACAGGAGCCCAGGATTACCTTTCACGACCATACACTATCAGCATGCTTACCCATCGACTGAAGCGGCTCATTGCATCGTCTGCCCCTAAAAACCTCGAGAAAGGCGAAGGCTATGTAAAACGACCTTTATCTATTCATAAAGGCTCTTTTTTTATTGGGACATCTCCCTTTATTCAACAGGTTCGTGAGTTAGTGCGTTTTTATGCTGATAGTCACTATCCGGTGCTCATTCAAGGGGAAAGCGGAACCGGTAAGGACCTGGTAGCCCGGATGCTCCATTTTTCTTCATATCGAGCCCACGGCCCCTACGAAGTTCGAAATGTAGGTGCCATACCTCTTTCTCTTCTGGAAAGTGAGTTATTCGGTTGTGAGGTCGGAGCCTTTACCGATGCCCGCCAGCGGAAGGGGTGTTTTGAACTGGCTCACAATGGAACCCTTTTCCTTGACGAAATCGGTAATGCCAGCGATAGCTTGCAGGCAGCGCTGTTAAGGGTGATAGAAGATGGAGAGGTGCGCCGTCTTGGAAGTACCACGAGCATCTTTGTGAATACCCGGATTATCTGCGCTACGAACAAAGACCTGGGAGAATTAGTAAAAAAAGGAAAGTTCCGAGATGACCTCCGCTATCGCATCGCTCATCTTGTTATTTCGCTTCCCCCTCTCCGCAAACGAAAAGAGGATATTCCTCTGTTGGTAGAATATTTTTTAAGAAATTCAGCCTTCCCCGATGCAAGTATTTCGAGTAAGGCCCTTTCTTTCCTTCAAGATTACCATTGGCCAGGGAATGTGCGGCAACTTCGGGCTTGTCTGGAACGGGCCCTCCTTCTCTGTCAGGGGACCCATATAGAGGTGGGACATATCAGCTTTGAGTAA